The following proteins are co-located in the Synchiropus splendidus isolate RoL2022-P1 chromosome 14, RoL_Sspl_1.0, whole genome shotgun sequence genome:
- the cnot1 gene encoding CCR4-NOT transcription complex subunit 1 isoform X3: MNLDSLSLALSQISYLVDNLTKKNYRASQQEIQHIVNRHGPEADRHLLRCLFSHVDFSGDGKSSGKDFHQTQFLIQECVSLISKPNFISTLCYAVDNPLHYQKSLKPSAHLFTQLSKVLKLSKVQEVIFGLALLNSNNADLRGFAAQFIKQKLPDLLRSYVDADLGGSQEGGFQDIAIEVLHLLLSHLLFGQKGACGVGQEQIDAFLKTLCRDFPQERCPVVLAPLLYPEKRDILMDRILPDSGELAKTMMESSLAEFMQEVGYGFCASLDECRNIIMQYGVREVTASQVARVLGMMARTHSGLTDGIPLQSISSPGSGIWSDGKDKNDNSQGHTWNVEVFIDVVKEVNPNLNFKEVTYELDHPGFIIRDSKGLHVVVYGIQRGLGMEVFPVDLVYRPWKHAEGQLSFIQHSLLSPEVFCFADYPCHNVAIDILKAPPEDDNREIATWKSLDLVESLLRLSEVGQYEQVKQLFSFPIKHCPDMLVLALLQISTSWHTLRHELISTLMPIFLGNHPNSAIILHYAWHGQGQSPSIRQLIMHSMAEWYMRGEQYDQAKLSRILDVAQDLKSLSMLLNGTPFAFVIDLAALASRREYLKLDKWLTDKIREHGEPFIQACVTFLKRRCPSILGGLAPDKDQPKSSQLPPETLATMLACLQSCAGSVTQELSETILTMVANCTNVMNKARQPPPGVMPKGRAPSTSSLDAISPVQMDPLSGMGSLSLGGTAPSHTQSMQGFPTSLSSAFSNPQSPAKAFPPLSNTNPSTPFGGIGSLSSQLPGMDSGPLGSSISSGIGSSLGMPAVSTDPFGTRKMSTPGLNPPTFQQTDLSQVWPEANQHFSKEIDDEANSYFQRIYNHPPHPTMSVDEVLEMLQRFKDSTIKREREVFNCMLRNLFEEYRFFPQYPDKELHITACLFGGIIEKGLVTYMALGLALRYVLEALRKPYGSKMYYFGIAALDRFKNRLKDYPQYCQHLASIAHFLQFPHHLQEYIEYGQQSRDPPVKMQGSITTPGSLALAQVQSQSQQPGVPKPPQQGQTSTLVTTTTTTTTVAKTTTITRPTPSSFKKDVPPSINTTNIDTLLVATDQTERIVEPPENVQEKIAFIFNNLSQSNMTQKVEELKETVKEEFMPWVSQYLVMKRVSIEPNFHSLYSNFLDTLKNPEFVKMVLNETYRNIKVLLTSDKAAANFSDRSLLKNLGHWLGMITLAKNKPILYTDLEVKSLLLEAYVKGQQELLYVVPFVAKVLESSLRSMIFRPQNPWTMAIMNVLAELHQEHDLKLNLKFEIEVLCKNLSLDINELKPGNLLKDKDKLKSLEEQLSAPKKEAKPPEELLPVSTSGDFVPFAAPPTTPAATTTACTTTGPPTPQFSYHDINVYALAGLAPHININVNIPLLQAHPQLKQCVRQSVERAVQELVHPVVDRSIKIAMTTCEQIIRKDFALDSEESRMRVAAHHMMRNLTAGMAMITCREPLLMSIATNLKNSFATALRAPTPQQREMMEEAAARIAQDNCELACCFIQKTAVEKAGPDMDKRLATEFELRKHARQEGRRYCDPVVLTYQAERMPEQIRLKVGGVDPKQLAVYEEFARNVPGFLPSNDLSQPTGFLAQPMKQQAWATDDVAQIYDKCMADLEQYLHAIPPALAINPLTQSLRSLLESVALARNSRDGIAALGLLQKAVEGLLDATSGADADLLLRYRECHLLVLKALQDGRAYGPQWCNKQITRCLIECRDEYKYNVEAVELLIRNHLVNMQQYDLHLAQSMENGLHYMAVAFAMQLVKLLLVDERSVSHVTEADLFHTIETLMRTCAHSRANAPEGLPQLMDVVRSNYEAMIDRAHGGPSFMMHSGISQASEYDDPPGLREKAEYLLREWVNLYHSAAAGRDSTKAFSAFVGQMHQQGILKTDDLITRFFRLCTEMCVEISYRAQAEQQHNPAASAAIIRAKCYHNLDAFVRLIALLVKHSGEASNTVTKINLLNKVLGIVVGVLIQDHDVRQTEFQQLPYHRIFIMLLLELNAPEHVLETINFQTLTAFCNTFHILRPTKAPGFVYAWLELISHRIFIARMLAHTPQQKGWPMYAQLLIDLFKYLAPFLRNVELNKPMQILYKGTLRVLLVLLHDFPEFLCDYHYGFCDVIPPNCIQLRNLILSAFPRNMRLPDPFTPNLKVDMLSEINIAPRILTNFTGVMPSQFKKDLDSYLKTRSPVTFLSELRSNLQVRPAPPPLRSVPRVMASIFQVSNEPGNRYNIQLINALVLYVGTQAIAHIHNKGSTPSMSTITHSAHMDIFQNLAVDLDTEGRYLFLNAIANQLRYPNSHTHYFSCTMLYLFAEANTEAIQEQITRVLLERLIVNRPHPWGLLITFIELIKNPAFKFWSHDFVHCAPEIEKLFQSVAQCCMGQKQAQQVMEGTGAS; encoded by the exons ATGAATCTTGACTCGCTCTCGCTGGCTTTGTCTCAAATCAGCTATCTGGTGGACAATTTAACGAAGAAAAACTACAGAGCCAGCCAGCAGGAAATACAGCAT ATTGTCAATCGTCACGGTCCTGAGGCAGACAGGCATCTACTACGCTGTCTATTCTCCCATGTGGATTTCAGTGGCGATGGTAAAAGTAGTGGCAAGGACTTTCACCAG ACACAGTTTCTGATCCAGGAGTGTGTATCGCTGATTTCAAAGCCCAACTTCATCTCTACTTTGTGTTACGCTGTCGACAATCCTCTGCACTACCAGAAG AGTTTGAAGCCATCTGCCCATTTATTCACACAGCTCAGTAAGGTCCTGAAGCTCAGCAAGGTTCAGGAG GTGATATTCGGCCTTGCGCTGCTCAACTCCAACAACGCAGACCTAAGAGGTTTTG CTGCTCAATTCATCAAGCAGAAACTTCCAGACCTCTTGCGTTCATACGTTGACGCAGACCTCGGAGGAAGCCAGGAGGGTGGCTTCCAAGACATTGCTATAGAGGTCTTACACCTGCTGCTCTCCCATCTACTGTTCGGACAGAAGGGAGCCTGTGGGGTGGGACAGGAGCAGATCGACGCCTTTCTCAAGACACTTTGCCGAG ATTTCCCCCAGGAGCGCTGCCCTGTGGTGCTCGCACCACTGTTGTACCCTGAAAAACGGGACATTCTCATGGACAGGATCCTGCCTGACTCAGGGGAGTTAGCTAAGACCATGATGGAGAGCTCTCTTGCTGAATTCATGCAAGAAGTTGGCTACGGCTTCTGTGCCAG TCTGGACGAATGCAGAAACATCATCATGCAGTATGGGGTGAGGGAGGTGACGGCCAGTCAGGTTGCCAGAGTGCTGGGTATGATGGCCCGGACACACTCTGGTCTGACCGATGGAATACCTCTGCAG tCAATTTCTTCACCTGGAAGTGGCATCTGGAGTGACGGAAAGGACAAGAATGACAACTCTCAGGGCCACACCTGGAACGTAGAGGTTTTCATCGATGTTGTCAAAGAAGtg AATCCTAACCTGAACTTCAAAGAAGTGACTTATGAACTGGATCACCCTGGCTTCATCATCCGGGACAGTAAAGGACTTCATGTTGTGGTCTATGGCATCCAGCGGGGACTGGGCATGGAGGTCTTTCCTGTCGATCTGGTGTACAGGCCGTGGAAGCATGCGGAGGGCCAG TTGTCCTTCATTCAGCACTCCCTGTTGAGCCCTGAAGTTTTCTGCTTTGCTGACTACCCCTGTCACAATGTCGCCATCGACATCCTGAAGGCTCCGCCAGAGGACGACAACAGGGAGATTGCCACATG GAAAAGTTTGGACCTGGTGGAGAGTCTGCTGAGACTCTCGGAGGTGGGGCAGTATGAGCAGGTGAAGCAGCTCTTCAGCTTCCCCATCAAGCACTGTCCGGACATGTTGGTGCTGGCGCTGCTGCAGATCTCCACCTCCTGGCACACGCTGCGTCATGAGCTCATCTCCACCTTGATGCCCATCTTCCTGGGCAACCACCCAAACTCTGCAATCATCCTGCATTACGCCTGGCATGGACAG GGACAGTCTCCGTCAATTCGTCAGCTCATTATGCATTCGATGGCTGAGTGGTACATGAGAGGGGAGCAGTACGACCAGGCCAAGCTCTCTCGTATTCTGGATGTTGCCCAGGACTTGAAG tctttATCAATGCTGCTGAATGGTACTCCCTTTGCCTTTGTTATTGACCTTGCTGCACTTGCCTCTCGCCGTGAATACCTCAAACTTGACAAATGGCTCACCGACAAGATCAGAGAGCACGGA GAACCTTTTATTCAAGCATGTGTAACATTCCTGAAGAGGCGATGTCCATCCATCTTGGGGGGTCTTGCCCCTGACAAAGACCAGCCCAAGAGTTCCCAGTTGCCCCCTGAGACCTTAGCCACCATGCTGGCGTGCTTGCAGTCCTGTGCTGG GAGTGTGACCCAGGAGCTGTCCGAGACCATTCTGACCATGGTCGCCAACTGCACCAATGTGATGAATAAAGCTCGGCAGCCCCCGCCAGGAGTGATGCCCAAAGGCCGTGCCCCCAGCACCAGCAGCCTTGATGCCATCTCACCTGTGCAG ATGGACCCCCTGTCTGGGATGGGCTCCTTGTCTCTCGGAGGCACAGCACCCTCTCACACTCAGAGCATGCAAGGGTTCCCCACATCGTTGAGTTCAGCTTTCAGCAATCCTCAGTCTCCAGCTAAGGCCTTCCCACCTCTTTCAAATACCAATCCCAGCACGCCGTTTGGGGGCATAGGCAGCCTGTCCTCGCAGCTCCCGGGAATGGACTCTG GACCTTTGGGTTCCAGCATCAGCTCTGGAATCGGTTCTAGCCTTGGAATGCCAGCAGTGAGCACTGATCCCTTCGGAACCAGAAAGATGAGCACCCCAGGCCTGAACCCGCCAACCTTCCAGCAGA CTGACCTTTCCCAGGTGTGGCCTGAGGCCAACCAGCACTTTAGTAAGGAGATTGATGATGAAGCCAACAGTTATTTCCAGCGGATCTACAACCACCCACCTCACCCCACCATGTCCGTGGATGAA GTGCTCGAGATGCTGCAGAGGTTCAAGGATTCGACCATCAAGCGGGAGAGAGAAGTTTTCAACTGCATGCTGCGAAACTTGTTTGAGGAATACCGCTTCTTCCCTCAGTACCCTGACAAAGAGCTCCACATCACCGCCTGTCTCTTCGGTGGCATCATTGAGAAGGGTCTGGTCACGTACATGGCTCTCGGCCTGGCTCTCCGCTATGTGCTGGAAGCCTTAAGAAAACCCTATGGATCCAAAATGTACTACTTTGGAATAGCAGCTCTAGACCGGTTTAAAAACAG ACTAAAGGATTACCCCCAGTACTGTCAGCATCTGGCGTCCATTGCTCACTTCCTGCAATTCCCTCATCATTTACAAGAG TATATCGAGTACGGCCAACAGTCACGGGACCCTCCGGTGAAGATGCAGGGTTCCATCACCACCCCAGGCAGTCTGGCTCTGGCACAGGTTCAGTCTCAGTCGCAGCAGCCCGGAGTCCCCAAGCCCCCGCAGCAGGGTCAAACCAGCACGCTGGTCACCACCACGACAACCACCACCACGGTGGCCAAGACCACCACAATCACACGGCCAACTCCCAGCAGCTTCAAGAAGGACGTGCCT CCCTCAATAAACACTACCAACATTGACACCCTCCTTGTGGCCACCGACCAAACGGAAAGGATTGTGGAACCTCCTGAAAATGTCCAGGAGAAGATCGCCTTCATCTTCAACAATCTGTCTCAGTCCAACATGACACAGAAG gtggaggagctgaaggagacggTGAAGGAGGAGTTCATGCCATGGGTGTCCCAATATCTGGTGATGAAACGCGTCAGCATCGAGCCCAACTTCCACAGTCTGTATTCAAACTTCTTGGACACACTCAAGAACCCAGAGTTTGTCAAGATGGTCCTCAACGAAACCTACCGGAACATCAAG GTTCTTCTGACCTCTGACAAGGCGGCGGCTAACTTCTCTGACCGCTCCCTGCTGAAGAACTTGGGCCACTGGCTGGGCATGATAACACTGGCCAAAAACAAGCCCATACTCTACACG GACCTGGAAGTGAAGTCCTTGCTGTTGGAAGCGTATGTCAAAGGCCAACAGGAGCTGCTTTATGTTGTACCGTTTGTGGCCAAGGTTCTCGAGTCCAGTCTGCGCAGCATG ATCTTCAGACCACAGAACCCTTGGACCATGGCCATCATGAATGTTCTGGCTGAGCTGCACCAAGAGCATGACCTCAAG TTGAATCTGAAGTTTGAGATTGAAGTTCTGTGTAAGAACCTGTCGCTGGACATCAACGAGCTAAAACCAGGAAAcctgctgaaagacaaagacaagcTCAAGAGCCTGGAGGAGCAACTGTCTGCGCCAAAGAAGGAAGCCAAACCTCCCGAAGAACTGCTCCCAGTTTCTACCTCTG GAGACTTTGTTCCATTTGCAGCTCCTCCCACGACCCCAGCTGCCACAACCACAGCCTGCACCACCACCGGGCCCCCGACCCCCCAGTTCAGCTACCATGATATCAATGTGTACGCTCTGGCTGGTCTGGCTCCCCACATCAACATCAACGTGAAC ATCCCTCTGCTCCAGGCCCACCCTCAGCTGAAGCAGTGTGTCAGGCAGTCTGTGGAGCGGGCTGTCCAGGAGCTGGTCCACCCTGTGGTCGATCGCTCCATCAAAATTGCCATGACCACCTGTGAGCAAATCATCAGGAAGGATTTTGCCTTGGACTCGGAGGAGTCCCGGATGCGGGTCGCCGCCCACCATATGATGAGAAACTTGACTGCTGGGATGGCGATGATCACCTGCCGTGAGCCTTTACTCATGAGCATCGCCACCAACCTGAAGAACAGCTTTGCGACTGCACTGCGA GCTCCAACGCCTCAGCAGAGAGAAATGATGGAGGAGGCCGCAGCCAGAATTGCTCAAGACAACTGTGAATTAGCTTGCTGCTTCATCCAGAAGACTGCGGTGGAGAAGGCTGGCCCTGACATGGACAAGAGACTTGCTACT GAGTTTGAGCTGAGGAAACATGCGCGACAGGAGGGCCGTCGCTACTGTGACCCTGTTGTTCTGACGTATCAGGCGGAGCGCATGCCCGAGCAGATCCGGCTGAAG GTGGGGGGCGTGGACCCGAAGCAGCTGGCAGTGTATGAAGAGTTTGCCAGGAATGTTCCTGGTTTCTTACCCAGCAACGATCTTTCTCAGCCCACTGGCTTCCTGGCTCAACCAATGAAG CAACAGGCCTGGGCCACGGATGATGTGGCTCAGATCTATGACAAGTGCATGGCTGACCTGGAGCAGTACCTTCACGCCATCCCTCCGGCCCTGGCCATCAACCCGCTGACCCAGTCCCTCCGCAGCCTGCTGGAGTCTGTGGCTTTAGCTCGCAACTCCAGAGATGGCATCGCTGCTCTGGGCCTGCTGCAGAAG GCTGTGGAGGGTCTTCTGGACGCCACCAGTGGTGCGGACGCTGACCTGCTGCTGCGGtacagagagtgccacctgctggtcctGAAGGCGCTGCAGGACGGACGGGCCTACGGGCCTCAGTGGTGCAACAAGCAGATCACCAG GTGTCTGATCGAGTGCAGAGATGAATACAAGTACAACGTGGAGGCGGTGGAGCTGCTGATCAGGAACCATCTGGTCAACATGCAGCAGTATGACCTGCACCTGGCTCAG TCCATGGAGAACGGCCTGCACTACATGGCCGTGGCGTTCGCCATGCAGCTGgtcaagctgctgctggtggatgAACGAAgcgtcagtcacgtgaccgagGCCGACCTCTTCCACACCATCGAGACGCTGATGAGGACCTGCGCACACTCGCGAGCCAACGCACCAGAAGG TCTGCCGCAGCTGATGGACGTGGTTCGCTCCAACTACGAGGCCATGATTGACCGAGCCCACGGTGGACCCAGCTTCATGATGCACTCTGGGATTTCTCAGGCTTCAGAGTACGATGATCCTCCGGGCCTGAGGGAGAAGGCCGAGTACCTTCTGAGGGAGTGGGTCAACCTGTACCACTCGGCCGCCGCCGGCAGGGACAGCACCAAGGCCTTCTCTGCCTTTGTTGGACAG ATGCACCAGCAGGGCATTCTGAAGACGGACGACCTGATCACCCGCTTCTTCCGCCTGTGCACGGAGATGTGTGTGGAGATCAGCTATCGGGCTCAGGCGGAGCAGCAGCACAACCCGGCGGCCAGCGCCGCCATCATCCGAGCCAAGTGCTACCACAACCTGGACGCCTTCGTCCGACTCATCGCTCTGCTGGTCAAACACTCTGGAGAGGCGTCCAACACCGTCACCAAAATCAACCTGCTGAACAAG GTGCTGGGCATCGTGGTTGGGGTGCTGATTCAGGACCATGACGTTCGTCAGACGGAGTTCCAGCAGCTGCCGTACCATCGCATCTTCatcatgctgctgctggagctcaacgcccccGAGCACGTGCTGGAGACCATCAACTTCCAGACCCTCACCGCTTTCTGCAACACCTTCCACATCCTCAGGCCCACCAAGGCTCCGGGCTTCGTCTACGCCTGGCTGGAACTGATCTCCCACCGCATCTTCATCGCCAGGATGCTGGCGCACACCCCGCAGCAGAAG GGCTGGCCCATGTACGCACAGCTGCTCATCGACCTCTTCAAGTACCTGGCGCCGTTCCTGAGGAACGTGGAGCTCAACAAACCTATGCAAATCCTCTACAAG GGCACGCTGCgagtgctgctggtgctgctgcacgACTTCCCCGAGTTCCTGTGCGACTATCACTACGGCTTCTGCGACGTGATCCCGCCCAACTGCATCCAGCTCCGAAACCTCATCCTCAGTGCCTTCCCACGCAACATGAGGCTCCCGGACCCCTTCACCCCCAACCTCAAG GTGGACATGCTGAGCGAGATCAACATCGCGCCGCGGATCCTCACCAACTTCACCGGTGTGATGCCCTCACAGTTCAAGAAGGACCTGGACTCCTACCTGAAGACCCGCTCGCCCGTCACCTTCTTGTCGGAGCTGCGCAGCAACCTGCAGGTGCGGCCCGCGCCCCCTCCACTCCGCTCAGTGCCTCGTGTCATGGCCTCCATCTTCCAGGTGTCCAACGAGCCCGGGAACCGCTACAACATCCAGCTGATCAACGCGCTGGTCCTGTACGTGGGGACTCAGGCCATTGCTCACATCCACAACAAGGGCAGCACCCCGTCCATGAGCACCATCACCCACTCGGCCCACATGGACATCTTCCAGAACCTCGCTGTGGACCTGGACACTGAAG GCCGCTACCTGTTCCTCAACGCCATCGCCAACCAGCTGCGCTACCCCAACAGCCACACCCACTACTTCAGCTGCACCATGCTCTACCTGTTCGCCGAGGCCAACACCGAGGCCATCCAGGAGCAGATCACCAG GGTTCTGCTGGAGCGGCTGATCGTCAACAGGCCCCACCCCTGGGGCctcctcatcaccttcatcgAGCTGATCAAGAATCCTGCCTTCAAGTTCTGGAGC